The sequence GGATAGTACCAGTGCACCTGATTGACTGGAGCTGGTGATGCCGGACTCGGTCCACCGTTCGATCCTTCATCATTTAATTTACATCCCACATTAGATTATAATACAAAGATTCACCTCACTTAACAGTTTTAGCTTAAGCttctagaaagaaagaaaattcatcaatatatatatatataatggtgatttgtattttgttgttgATTAACCAAGTTAGATAGCCAGTTGTACATGTAtagttacatatatatgtgtatatatataccttgtTGAGGAGGAGCGGTGGCCGCGGACCTCGGGCGGCGTGCACCAAGCGAAGCTAGGTTACAGTTAGCTCGGCGGTCTTTGATGATCGGCGAAGGATCTTCACAGGCATTCTTAGCGGCTTCAGAGTCCTTGAACGTGAcctaatttgaaaaaaaaatcaatgatattaattagaaaatatatatagcaAGAGAAAGATACAATTGTTGTAgaccaatatatatatttcttacgAATCCGTAGCCTTTGGATCGGGCGGTGAGCTTATCGGAGATAATAACAGCCTCCAAGATTTCACCATACTTTTCAAAGTGCTCTCTCAAGGCCTCCTTCGGAGTCTCCCATGCCAAGCCTCCAACAAACACTTTGGTTAGTGTTGTGTCTCCGAACTGTCccatgttgttgttgttgttgctgctgctcatCGTCATGATTCCTCAAGACGTTCACAATGGTTGTGTTTGTGAGAAGAAAGAAGTGAAGGGTTTTGGGTGGGAAGGGTAATATAAGGGATGGGAGGtggtaattaaaaaaaagaaatataaaaaaaaatgcaagggAGACAGAGAGGCATCAACGTGCATCGCAACGCAAAACGCACAACTTTTCGTCTTTTTAGATTCATCACTTGAGTATGAGGCACACATCCTAAATGAGCGCGTCAAACAAAACACCTAATGAGTTTGTTTGAGAGTATGTTTTATATTTTGACATCACTGACTTCTTGCGATGGTGTGAGTATAGTTTTAAAATTATGATGAACTGATGTTAATTACGGTGATAAAAACTATTTGGGACGTCACTAAAATAATGCGGTGAGGTGAAATCAATTTCAGCTTCGAATTGATAATGGGAGATAGCCtgattggtcaggttgtctgtctAGGACTTTGAGattcagggttctattctcaccagagGGTTTGGGATTTGAATAGTTTTCCATCTGTTATAATGGTGTTCATGCCCCTCgagcatggcttagcgtgtgtggaCTGtgagcctttcaaaaaaaaaaattttcaacttcgaattCACCGTAATTATATTATAATGCATCACtcgacaaaatatttttttatctgaACACGTTGCGTTCAAGCCAAAAACGATACTTTGGCACCACCAAACACACAAATGTCTCTTTGGAGGGAGAGCGTGAATAGCACCTCCTGTAATGTGCGTGTGAAATAATAGATAGACAGCTAAACAACCGTACGTTGATGATCGGACAAGGGACCCACAAAGGTGAAGAAATTTACGAAACATACGCGGGAGGTGCAGTTGTTAGTTGTTAGACGTTGCCGGTTCGAGATACGACGAGGGCCGGTCAATTTTGGACAGGAGGCGAATGTCTTTAGCCAATAGTGCTTGGCCACCTTATTACGGCAGGTATTTTGGTCTCTTGATTAATAAATAGACAGCAATGGACGAAACCATACGAAAATGTTGATCGCACGACAATAATAGTATGTGATTAGTGATGGTGAATTCTGGTAATAACTTATATTATGTTgtgtgtttattttattttttacaaaagaatttttattactttttctcGACTCTAACCTAATTTTTCTCGATCACGTGTACCCAATTAGCGTCAATATGACATGGGCCCCACATGTTATTATGGACTTGTAATTCCTTCTCAAAACTatgtaaaatggtctatttttttctttcaaaaatgaCATAGATGATAGGAACATGTTGAAGTTTTATTT is a genomic window of Tripterygium wilfordii isolate XIE 37 chromosome 16, ASM1340144v1, whole genome shotgun sequence containing:
- the LOC119980616 gene encoding probable RNA-binding protein ARP1 isoform X5 — its product is MTMSSSNNNNNMGQFGDTTLTKVFVGGLAWETPKEALREHFEKYGEILEAVIISDKLTARSKGYGFVTFKDSEAAKNACEDPSPIIKDRRANCNLASLGARRPRSAATAPPQQGSNGGPSPASPAPVNQVHWYYPARTPASPFHHHQHHHALPFYGYSPAYIATDHMSYNHKVSYTGGSYVNGHFSPVYPGHPIVGANTLMPMYPLYHYHQSQTMGLPAHIFPQSTAGPIATPPKIMSKPPSIVPNTGIYI
- the LOC119980616 gene encoding probable RNA-binding protein ARP1 isoform X4, translating into MTMSSSNNNNNMGQFGDTTLTKVFVGGLAWETPKEALREHFEKYGEILEAVIISDKLTARSKGYGFVTFKDSEAAKNACEDPSPIIKDRRANCNLASLGARRPRSAATAPPQQGSNGGPSPASPAPVNQVHWYYPARTPASPFHHHQHHHALPFYGYSPAYIATDHMSYNHKVSYTGGSYVNGHFSPVYPGHPIVGANTLMPMYPLYHYHQSQTMGLPAHIFPQSTAGPIATPPKIMSKPPSIVPNTGFYSQH
- the LOC119980616 gene encoding probable RNA-binding protein ARP1 isoform X2 gives rise to the protein MTMSSSNNNNNMGQFGDTTLTKVFVGGLAWETPKEALREHFEKYGEILEAVIISDKLTARSKGYGFVTFKDSEAAKNACEDPSPIIKDRRANCNLASLGARRPRSAATAPPQQGSNGGPSPASPAPVNQVHWYYPARTPASPFHHHQHHHALPFYGYSPAYIATDHMSYNHKVSYTGGSYVNGHFSPVYPGHPIVGANTLMPMYPLYHYHQSQTMGLPAHIFPQSTAGPIATPPKIMSKPPSIVPNTGRVGTGEAC
- the LOC119980616 gene encoding probable RNA-binding protein ARP1 isoform X3, whose translation is MTMSSSNNNNNMGQFGDTTLTKVFVGGLAWETPKEALREHFEKYGEILEAVIISDKLTARSKGYGFVTFKDSEAAKNACEDPSPIIKDRRANCNLASLGARRPRSAATAPPQQGSNGGPSPASPAPVNQVHWYYPARTPASPFHHHQHHHALPFYGYSPAYIATDHMSYNHKVSYTGGSYVNGHFSPVYPGHPIVGANTLMPMYPLYHYHQSQTMGLPAHIFPQSTAGPIATPPKIMSKPPSIVPNTVCLAVE